Proteins encoded within one genomic window of Actinoplanes octamycinicus:
- the cysN gene encoding sulfate adenylyltransferase subunit CysN, producing MSQAILEPEAGAARTMDLLRFATAGSVDDGKSTLIGRLLYDTKTIFADQLEAVEAASASRGDEYTNLALLTDGLRAEREQGITIDVAYRYFATPKRKFIIADTPGHIQYTRNMVTGASTADLALILVDARKGLVEQSRRHAFLTSLLRVPHLVLCINKMDLVDWDKEVYDRIADEFTSFAAKLDAPDLTIIPISALNGDNIASRSDKSPWYEGPSLLHHLEHVHIASDRNLVDVRFPVQYVIRPQSTTVTDYRGYAGQVASGVLKPGDDVMVLPSGLTSKIASIDTADGPVDEAFPPMSVTVRLTDEIDISRGDMICRPHNAPTPAQDIEAMVCWMDETAPLRVGGKYTIKHTTRTARTVVRGLQYRLDVNTLHRDESAQALALNEIGRVRLRTTVPLLADEYRRNRTTGGFILIDEATNRTVAAGMIIEAS from the coding sequence ATGAGCCAGGCGATTCTCGAGCCTGAGGCCGGCGCCGCCCGCACCATGGACCTGCTCCGCTTCGCCACCGCGGGCAGCGTCGACGACGGCAAGTCCACGCTCATCGGGCGGTTGCTCTACGACACCAAGACGATCTTCGCGGATCAGCTCGAGGCGGTCGAGGCGGCCAGCGCGTCCCGCGGCGACGAGTACACCAACCTGGCACTGCTCACCGACGGCCTGCGTGCCGAGCGGGAGCAGGGCATCACGATCGACGTGGCGTACCGGTACTTCGCCACGCCCAAGCGCAAGTTCATCATCGCGGACACGCCCGGGCACATCCAGTACACCCGGAACATGGTCACCGGCGCCTCCACCGCCGACCTGGCGCTGATCCTGGTCGACGCCCGCAAGGGCCTGGTCGAGCAGTCCCGCCGGCACGCGTTCCTGACCAGCCTGCTGCGGGTCCCGCACCTGGTGCTCTGCATCAACAAGATGGACCTGGTCGACTGGGACAAGGAGGTGTACGACCGGATCGCCGACGAGTTCACCTCGTTCGCGGCCAAGCTCGACGCCCCCGACCTGACGATCATCCCGATCTCCGCGCTCAACGGCGACAACATCGCCTCCCGCTCGGACAAGAGCCCGTGGTACGAGGGCCCGTCCCTGCTGCACCACCTGGAGCACGTGCACATCGCCAGCGACCGCAACCTGGTCGACGTCCGCTTCCCGGTGCAGTACGTGATCCGTCCGCAGTCGACCACGGTCACCGACTACCGGGGTTACGCCGGTCAGGTCGCCTCCGGCGTGCTCAAGCCCGGCGACGACGTGATGGTCCTGCCGTCCGGCCTGACCAGCAAGATCGCGTCGATCGACACCGCCGACGGCCCGGTCGACGAGGCGTTCCCGCCGATGTCGGTGACGGTCCGGCTGACCGACGAGATCGACATCTCGCGCGGCGACATGATCTGCCGGCCGCACAACGCCCCGACCCCCGCGCAGGACATCGAGGCGATGGTCTGCTGGATGGACGAGACCGCCCCGCTCCGGGTCGGCGGCAAGTACACGATCAAGCACACCACCCGGACCGCCCGGACCGTGGTCCGCGGCCTGCAGTACCGGCTGGACGTGAACACGCTGCACCGCGACGAGTCGGCCCAGGCGCTGGCGCTCAACGAGATCGGCCGGGTCCGGCTGCGCACCACGGTGCCGCTGCTCGCCGACGAGTACCGGCGCAACCGCACCACCGGCGGCTTCATCCTGATCGACGAGGCGACCAACCGTACGGTCGCCGCCGGCATGATCATCGAGGCGTCCTAG
- the cysD gene encoding sulfate adenylyltransferase subunit CysD, producing the protein MSQTKDYRVSHLDALEAESIFVMREVMAEFERPVLLFSGGKDSIVMLRLAEKAFAPGRIPFPVMHVDTGHNFPEVLEYRDRRVAALGLNLVIASVQEAIDTGLVRELPDGTRNRIQTPVLLNAVEKYRFDALFGGARRDEEKARAKERMFSFRDEFGQWDPKNQRPELWALYNGRHHPGESIRVFPLSNWTELDVWHYIAKEQIPLPSIYYAHDREVVERDGMFYAVNEFIRLRDGETSQVRQVRYRTVGDASQTAAVLSDADTVDKVIDEVAATRITERGATRGDDKVSEAAMEDRKREGYF; encoded by the coding sequence ATGAGCCAGACGAAGGACTATCGCGTCTCGCATCTGGATGCTCTCGAAGCGGAGAGCATCTTCGTCATGCGGGAGGTCATGGCCGAGTTCGAGCGCCCCGTGCTGCTCTTCTCCGGCGGCAAGGACTCGATCGTCATGCTCCGCCTCGCGGAGAAGGCGTTCGCCCCCGGGCGCATCCCGTTCCCGGTGATGCACGTCGACACCGGGCACAACTTCCCCGAGGTCCTCGAATACCGGGACCGCCGGGTCGCCGCCCTCGGGCTGAACCTGGTGATCGCCAGCGTGCAGGAGGCGATCGACACCGGCCTGGTCCGCGAGCTGCCGGACGGCACCCGCAACCGGATCCAGACCCCGGTGCTGCTCAACGCGGTGGAGAAATACCGGTTCGACGCCCTCTTCGGCGGCGCCCGCCGCGACGAGGAGAAGGCGCGGGCCAAGGAGCGGATGTTCAGCTTCCGCGACGAGTTCGGCCAGTGGGACCCGAAGAACCAGCGTCCCGAGCTCTGGGCGCTCTACAACGGCCGGCACCACCCGGGCGAGTCGATCCGGGTGTTCCCGCTGTCCAACTGGACCGAGCTGGACGTCTGGCACTACATCGCCAAGGAGCAGATCCCGCTGCCGAGCATCTACTACGCCCACGACCGCGAGGTGGTCGAGCGGGACGGGATGTTCTACGCGGTCAACGAGTTCATCCGGCTGCGCGACGGCGAGACCTCGCAGGTCCGCCAGGTGCGCTACCGCACCGTCGGCGACGCGTCGCAGACCGCGGCGGTGCTCTCCGACGCCGACACCGTGGACAAGGTGATCGACGAGGTGGCCGCCACCCGGATCACCGAGCGGGGCGCGACCCGCGGCGACGACAAGGTCAGCGAGGCCGCGATGGAAGACCGTAAGCGAGAGGGTTACTTCTGA
- a CDS encoding 3'(2'),5'-bisphosphate nucleotidase CysQ: MGEQTKASARVAGPRDGAEGGAPPVIDAAFARWLAERAGQELLRVRAELGHADGKALKAAGDKAAHDLLRAELARWRPADAVLSEEDEHARVAWRDGEPGMVRPDRLSASRVWIVDPLDGTREYSEEGRTDWAVHVALWTADACKSDASCLSAGAVAMPARHRTIATDNPPAYPPMPLESATGGAIRIAASRTRPPAFVTALAEELGAELVPMGSAGVKIAAVISGEADAYVHAGGQYEWDSAAPVAVALATGLHASRIDGTPLSYNQADPKLPDLVVCRKDLAPRLLAAISKHLPPQ; this comes from the coding sequence ATGGGCGAGCAGACGAAGGCGTCCGCACGCGTGGCCGGGCCCCGGGACGGTGCCGAGGGCGGCGCCCCACCCGTCATCGACGCCGCGTTCGCTCGTTGGCTCGCCGAGCGGGCCGGCCAGGAGCTGCTGCGGGTCCGCGCCGAGCTGGGCCATGCGGACGGCAAGGCGCTCAAGGCGGCCGGCGACAAGGCCGCGCACGACCTGCTGCGGGCCGAGCTGGCCCGCTGGCGCCCGGCCGACGCGGTGCTGTCCGAGGAGGACGAGCACGCCCGGGTCGCGTGGCGTGACGGCGAGCCGGGCATGGTCCGGCCGGACCGGCTGAGCGCCTCCCGGGTCTGGATCGTCGACCCGCTGGACGGCACCCGGGAGTACTCGGAGGAGGGCCGTACCGACTGGGCGGTGCACGTGGCGCTCTGGACCGCCGACGCCTGCAAGTCGGATGCCTCGTGCCTCTCCGCCGGCGCGGTCGCGATGCCGGCCCGGCACCGCACCATCGCCACCGACAACCCGCCGGCCTACCCGCCGATGCCGCTCGAGTCGGCCACCGGTGGCGCGATCCGGATCGCCGCCAGCCGCACCCGCCCGCCGGCCTTCGTCACCGCGCTCGCCGAGGAGCTGGGCGCCGAGCTGGTGCCGATGGGCTCGGCCGGGGTGAAGATCGCCGCGGTGATCAGCGGCGAGGCGGACGCCTACGTGCACGCCGGCGGGCAGTACGAGTGGGACTCGGCGGCGCCGGTCGCTGTGGCGTTGGCCACGGGATTGCACGCGTCACGCATCGACGGCACGCCGCTGAGTTATAACCAGGCCGATCCGAAGTTGCCTGACCTGGTCGTCTGTCGCAAAGATCTCGCTCCTCGGTTGCTTGCTGCGATCAGCAAGCATCTTCCGCCACAATGA
- a CDS encoding sugar transferase, whose product MSQDVSESRADALTGPTLDLPTIRTEPPVNQGPQHPPLRHASGRNARIPAPLGPSVPDPAGRAHNQAMDRHWSQRRNRSSATRSFIRPRGRHAALSRRQRWERRYVRSLVLADLTAGVGAGVAGYHRSYLLLSALLPVVLLAVLAVSRAYERRYLFVGTDEYQRVIRGGVGLIAGVALLSYALNLDLARSYVLAALPAAVAAVLVLRFALRKRLHLARARGEALRRVIVVGHELSVIGITRQLRRERYHGLEVVGACLPPGADGLEVGLPVYGTFEDVAAAVEQADADTVVVLSCPELDGAAVRRLAWRLERDEVDLVVASALVDVAGARTTIRPFDGLPMLHVEHPRLHGGSRLVKDVVDRVGALLLLILFAPLLLGVALWVRLTSRGPVLFRQVRVGRDGQMFRIFKFRSMYLDAEARLAELRHLNEHDGVLFKIRDDPRVTPVGRWLRRFSLDELPQLLNVLSGQMSLVGPRPPLPTEVAAYADDVRRRLAVKPGMTGLWQVSGRSDLSWEEAVRLDLRYVENWSLSLDLVILLRTMTAVVRSSGAY is encoded by the coding sequence ATGTCGCAGGACGTGTCCGAAAGCCGGGCGGACGCGTTGACTGGTCCCACCCTCGATCTGCCCACCATCCGGACCGAGCCGCCGGTCAATCAGGGCCCGCAGCACCCGCCGCTGCGGCACGCCTCCGGGCGCAACGCGCGGATCCCGGCGCCGCTCGGCCCGTCGGTGCCGGACCCCGCCGGGCGGGCGCACAACCAGGCCATGGACCGGCACTGGTCGCAGCGACGCAACCGGTCGTCGGCCACCCGGTCGTTCATCCGGCCGCGAGGCCGGCACGCCGCCCTGTCCCGGCGGCAGCGCTGGGAACGGCGCTACGTCCGCTCCCTGGTGCTGGCCGACCTGACCGCCGGCGTCGGCGCCGGGGTGGCCGGCTACCACCGGTCCTATCTGCTGCTCTCCGCGCTGCTCCCGGTGGTGCTGCTGGCCGTGCTCGCGGTCTCCCGCGCCTACGAGCGCCGCTACCTCTTCGTCGGCACGGACGAGTACCAGCGGGTGATCCGTGGCGGGGTCGGGCTGATCGCCGGGGTGGCGCTGCTGTCGTACGCCTTGAATCTCGATCTGGCCCGGTCCTATGTGCTGGCCGCGCTGCCGGCCGCGGTCGCCGCGGTCCTGGTGCTGCGATTCGCGCTGCGCAAGCGGCTGCACCTGGCCCGGGCCCGGGGCGAGGCGCTGCGCCGGGTGATCGTGGTCGGTCATGAGCTGTCGGTGATCGGGATCACCCGGCAGCTGCGCCGCGAGCGCTATCACGGGCTCGAGGTGGTCGGCGCCTGCCTGCCGCCGGGCGCCGACGGGCTGGAGGTCGGCCTGCCGGTCTACGGCACCTTCGAGGACGTGGCGGCCGCGGTCGAGCAGGCCGACGCGGACACCGTGGTGGTGCTGAGCTGCCCGGAGCTGGACGGAGCGGCGGTGCGCCGGCTGGCCTGGCGGCTGGAACGCGACGAGGTGGACCTGGTGGTGGCCAGCGCGCTGGTCGACGTCGCCGGGGCACGCACCACGATCCGGCCGTTCGACGGGCTGCCCATGCTGCACGTCGAGCATCCCCGGCTGCACGGCGGATCGCGCCTGGTGAAGGACGTGGTCGACCGGGTCGGCGCGCTCCTGCTGCTGATCCTGTTCGCCCCGCTGCTGCTCGGGGTGGCGCTCTGGGTGCGACTCACGTCACGCGGACCGGTACTCTTTCGCCAGGTGCGTGTGGGACGCGATGGGCAGATGTTCCGGATTTTCAAGTTCCGCAGCATGTACCTGGATGCCGAGGCCCGGCTCGCCGAGCTGCGGCATCTGAACGAGCACGACGGTGTGCTCTTCAAGATCCGCGACGACCCGCGGGTGACCCCGGTCGGTCGGTGGTTGCGCCGGTTCTCGCTGGACGAGCTCCCGCAGCTGCTGAACGTGCTGTCCGGGCAGATGTCGCTGGTCGGACCGCGGCCGCCGTTGCCGACGGAGGTTGCCGCCTACGCCGACGACGTGCGGCGCCGGTTGGCTGTCAAACCGGGGATGACCGGGTTGTGGCAGGTGTCCGGCAGGTCAGACCTCTCCTGGGAGGAAGCGGTCCGTCTCGACCTGCGTTATGTCGAGAACTGGTCGCTCAGTTTGGATCTGGTGATCCTGCTGAGGACGATGACTGCAGTGGTGCGCTCGTCAGGGGCGTATTGA
- the pth gene encoding aminoacyl-tRNA hydrolase, producing the protein MSDVESPWLVVGLGNPGREYAGNRHNVGFMVADLLASRLGTKLGRAKRAQAEAGEGRLGFGGPKLVLVKPLTYMNLSGAPVVSLAQFFKVPVAHVIAVHDELDVPFGQVRAKLGGGEGGHNGLRSMSKSLGSKDYARVRFGIGRPPGRQDPADYVLSDFSSAERKELDFLVDRAADVVEAIVLEGVEWAQNKYHGS; encoded by the coding sequence GTGAGTGACGTCGAGTCGCCGTGGCTGGTGGTGGGCCTGGGTAACCCGGGCCGGGAGTACGCCGGCAACCGGCACAACGTGGGCTTCATGGTGGCCGACCTGCTGGCGTCCCGGCTGGGGACGAAGCTGGGCCGGGCGAAGCGCGCGCAGGCCGAGGCCGGTGAGGGCAGGCTGGGGTTCGGCGGGCCCAAGCTGGTGCTGGTGAAGCCGCTGACCTACATGAACCTGTCCGGCGCCCCGGTGGTGTCGCTGGCGCAGTTCTTCAAAGTGCCCGTGGCTCATGTGATCGCGGTGCATGATGAGCTGGATGTGCCGTTCGGTCAGGTTCGGGCGAAGCTCGGCGGCGGTGAGGGTGGCCACAACGGGCTGCGTTCGATGTCGAAGTCGCTGGGCAGCAAGGACTACGCGCGGGTGCGGTTCGGCATCGGGCGGCCTCCGGGGCGGCAGGATCCGGCGGACTACGTGCTCTCCGACTTCTCCTCGGCGGAGCGCAAGGAGCTGGACTTCCTGGTGGACCGGGCGGCCGACGTGGTGGAGGCGATCGTGCTCGAGGGTGTCGAGTGGGCGCAGAACAAATACCACGGAAGCTGA
- a CDS encoding 50S ribosomal protein L25/general stress protein Ctc — MSEVKISAEPRTEFGKGGARRTRRAGLVPAVLYGHGEAPQHIALPAREFAAAIRHGGLNQIFTIDIAGNAAATLALPKAIQRDPIKDTYEHVDLLIVKRGEKVQVDIPVSLTGEAAKNTLIVHESNTVAVVAEALHLPAELELPIDGLEAGTQLTAGDVKLPQGVELAVDADTVLAIINAAQSVQTAEEDAADAEAAEAAAAE; from the coding sequence GTGTCCGAGGTAAAGATCAGCGCCGAGCCCCGCACCGAGTTCGGCAAGGGTGGTGCCCGCCGCACGCGCCGGGCTGGCCTGGTGCCCGCCGTGCTGTACGGCCACGGCGAGGCGCCGCAGCACATCGCGCTCCCGGCCCGTGAGTTCGCCGCTGCCATCCGGCACGGCGGTCTGAACCAGATTTTCACCATCGACATCGCCGGCAACGCGGCCGCCACCCTGGCCCTGCCGAAGGCGATCCAGCGTGACCCGATCAAGGACACCTACGAGCACGTCGACCTGCTGATCGTGAAGCGGGGCGAGAAGGTCCAGGTGGACATCCCGGTCAGCCTGACCGGTGAGGCCGCGAAGAACACCCTGATCGTGCACGAGTCGAACACCGTCGCGGTGGTCGCCGAGGCGCTGCACCTGCCGGCCGAGCTGGAGCTGCCGATCGACGGCCTGGAGGCCGGCACCCAGCTGACCGCCGGTGACGTGAAGCTGCCGCAGGGCGTGGAGCTCGCGGTCGACGCGGACACCGTGCTGGCGATCATCAACGCCGCGCAGAGCGTCCAGACCGCCGAGGAGGACGCCGCTGACGCGGAGGCCGCCGAGGCGGCCGCGGCGGAGTAA
- a CDS encoding ribose-phosphate diphosphokinase, with translation MGSIVAENRKSLMLFSGQGFPELAEEIGQVLGVAPTPSDSYEFANGELFVRFKESVRGSDAFVVQSVTEGVNRWVMETLIMIDALKRGSAKRITVVLPFYPYSRQDKKHRGREPISARLIADLLKTAGANRILTVDLHTAQIQGFFDGPVDHLFAMDILAEYVEKKFAGRPMTVVAPDSGRVRVAERWTDRLGGCPLAFIHKTRDPLKPNQVVANRVVGEVEGRVCLIVDDMIDTGGTIAKAADILFDEGAADVIVASTHALLSDPATERLKNSRISELVVTNTLPLAPEKRLDKITVLSIAPLLARAIREVFDDGSVTTLFGGLS, from the coding sequence ATGGGCAGCATCGTCGCGGAGAACCGTAAGAGTCTGATGCTCTTTTCCGGCCAGGGCTTCCCGGAGCTGGCCGAGGAGATCGGTCAGGTGCTCGGCGTGGCGCCGACGCCGTCGGACTCCTACGAGTTCGCCAACGGTGAACTTTTCGTTCGGTTCAAGGAGTCGGTGCGCGGCTCGGACGCCTTCGTGGTGCAGTCGGTCACCGAGGGGGTGAACCGCTGGGTGATGGAAACCCTCATCATGATCGACGCGCTGAAGCGTGGCTCGGCCAAGCGGATCACCGTGGTGCTGCCGTTCTATCCGTACTCGCGGCAGGACAAGAAGCACCGCGGCCGGGAGCCGATCTCGGCCCGGCTGATCGCCGACCTGCTGAAGACCGCGGGCGCCAACCGGATCCTCACGGTCGACCTGCACACCGCGCAGATCCAGGGCTTCTTCGACGGCCCGGTGGACCACCTGTTCGCGATGGACATCCTCGCGGAGTACGTGGAGAAGAAGTTCGCCGGCCGGCCGATGACCGTGGTGGCGCCGGACTCCGGCCGGGTCCGGGTGGCCGAGCGCTGGACCGACCGGCTGGGCGGCTGCCCGCTGGCCTTCATCCACAAGACCCGCGACCCGCTGAAGCCGAACCAGGTGGTGGCGAACCGGGTGGTGGGCGAGGTCGAGGGCCGGGTCTGCCTGATCGTGGACGACATGATCGACACCGGCGGCACGATCGCCAAGGCCGCCGACATCCTCTTCGACGAGGGCGCCGCGGACGTGATCGTGGCCTCCACCCACGCGCTGCTCTCCGACCCGGCCACCGAGCGGTTGAAGAACAGCCGGATCTCCGAGCTCGTGGTGACGAACACGTTGCCGCTGGCCCCGGAGAAGCGGCTCGACAAGATCACGGTGTTGTCCATCGCGCCGCTGCTGGCGCGGGCGATCCGTGAGGTGTTCGACGACGGTTCCGTGACCACGCTGTTCGGTGGCCTGAGCTAG
- the glmU gene encoding bifunctional UDP-N-acetylglucosamine diphosphorylase/glucosamine-1-phosphate N-acetyltransferase GlmU translates to MSQAPSRTVVVLAAGEGKRMKSATPKVLQPLLGRTLLGHVLAVSAAIKTDRTLVVVGHKADQVGAFLAEAAPAATPVLQAEQNGTGHAVRIALDAAPELTGTVVVLSGDVPLLRPETVEALLATHERTGAAATVLSAEVEAPAGLGRIVRDAAGNLERIVEAKDASPAELAIKEINSGIYAFDAALLREALGKLSTDNAQGEEYLTDVFGILAGQGHPVAIEVAEFAYETLGCNDRAELSHLRVLMRDRVNDAWMRAGVLLLDPATTWIDVTATLEPDAVVDQNCQILGTSSVATGAVVGPDSTLVDTVVAEGATVLRTHAIGAEIGPDASVGPFSYLRPGTRLARKAKVGGFVETKNAVLGEGAKVPHLSYVGDAEIGAKANIGAGTIFANYDGVRKSRTVVGEAAFVGSDSVLIAPVEIGPGAYVAAGSAVVKDVPAGNLGVTRAQQRNIEGWVAMKRAGTVSAEAAERARDITPDQD, encoded by the coding sequence GTGAGCCAGGCCCCCAGCCGTACCGTTGTCGTCCTCGCCGCGGGGGAGGGCAAGCGGATGAAGTCCGCGACGCCCAAGGTCCTGCAGCCGCTGCTCGGGCGCACCCTGCTCGGCCACGTGCTGGCCGTCTCCGCCGCGATCAAGACCGACCGCACCCTGGTGGTGGTCGGGCACAAGGCCGACCAGGTCGGCGCGTTCCTGGCCGAGGCCGCGCCGGCCGCCACCCCGGTGCTGCAGGCCGAGCAGAACGGCACCGGCCACGCGGTGCGCATCGCGCTGGACGCCGCCCCCGAGCTGACCGGCACCGTGGTGGTGCTCAGCGGCGACGTGCCGCTGTTGCGGCCGGAGACGGTCGAGGCGCTGCTGGCCACCCACGAGCGCACCGGCGCGGCGGCGACCGTGCTGAGCGCCGAGGTGGAGGCGCCGGCCGGGCTGGGCCGGATCGTCCGGGACGCGGCCGGGAACCTGGAGCGGATCGTCGAGGCGAAGGACGCGTCGCCGGCCGAGCTGGCGATCAAGGAGATCAACTCGGGGATCTACGCGTTCGACGCCGCCCTGCTGCGCGAGGCGCTGGGCAAGCTGTCCACCGACAACGCGCAGGGCGAGGAGTACCTGACCGACGTCTTCGGCATCCTGGCCGGCCAGGGGCACCCGGTCGCGATCGAGGTGGCCGAGTTCGCGTACGAGACGCTCGGCTGCAACGACCGTGCCGAGCTGTCCCACCTGCGGGTGCTGATGCGCGACCGGGTGAACGACGCCTGGATGCGCGCCGGCGTGCTGCTGCTCGACCCGGCGACCACCTGGATCGACGTGACCGCCACCCTGGAGCCGGACGCCGTGGTGGACCAGAACTGCCAGATCCTCGGCACTTCGTCGGTGGCCACCGGCGCCGTGGTCGGCCCGGACTCCACTCTGGTCGACACCGTGGTGGCCGAGGGCGCGACGGTGCTGCGGACCCACGCGATCGGCGCCGAGATCGGCCCGGACGCCTCGGTCGGCCCGTTCTCCTACCTGCGGCCGGGCACCCGGCTGGCCCGCAAGGCGAAGGTCGGCGGGTTCGTCGAGACCAAGAACGCGGTGCTCGGCGAGGGCGCCAAGGTGCCGCACCTGTCCTACGTGGGCGATGCCGAGATCGGCGCGAAGGCGAACATCGGCGCCGGCACCATCTTCGCCAACTACGACGGGGTGCGGAAGAGCCGGACCGTGGTCGGCGAGGCGGCGTTCGTCGGGTCCGACTCGGTGCTGATCGCGCCGGTGGAGATCGGCCCGGGCGCCTACGTCGCGGCCGGTTCCGCGGTGGTGAAGGACGTCCCGGCCGGCAACCTCGGGGTGACCCGCGCGCAGCAGCGCAACATCGAGGGCTGGGTGGCGATGAAACGGGCCGGCACGGTGTCCGCCGAGGCCGCCGAGCGGGCCCGGGATATCACCCCTGATCAGGACTAA
- a CDS encoding TetR/AcrR family transcriptional regulator — MSGAQRREQLIAIGRQLFAERGFDGTTVEEVAARAKVSKPVIYEHFGGKEGLYAVVVDREVRALLDRITAALTAGHPRELLEQAALALLDYIEEEPHGFQVLTARQAPVLAPAGTFSSVMNDVAHQVEHILGAEFTRRGLDPKFAELYSQALVGMVALVGQWWREARKPRKEMVAAHLVNLAWNGLSHLEARPELITRKKR; from the coding sequence ATGTCCGGGGCGCAGCGCCGCGAGCAGCTGATCGCGATCGGGCGTCAGCTCTTCGCCGAGCGTGGCTTCGACGGCACCACGGTCGAGGAGGTCGCGGCCCGGGCCAAGGTGTCGAAACCGGTGATCTACGAGCACTTCGGCGGCAAGGAAGGGCTCTACGCCGTGGTCGTCGACCGGGAGGTGCGCGCCCTGCTGGACCGGATCACCGCGGCGCTCACCGCCGGTCATCCGCGCGAGCTGCTGGAACAGGCCGCGCTGGCGCTGCTGGACTACATCGAGGAGGAGCCGCACGGCTTCCAGGTGCTGACCGCGCGGCAGGCGCCGGTGCTCGCCCCGGCCGGCACCTTCTCCAGCGTGATGAACGACGTGGCGCACCAGGTCGAGCACATCCTGGGCGCCGAGTTCACCCGCCGCGGCCTGGACCCGAAATTCGCCGAGCTCTACTCGCAGGCGCTGGTCGGGATGGTCGCGCTGGTCGGCCAGTGGTGGCGGGAGGCCCGCAAGCCACGGAAGGAGATGGTCGCCGCCCACCTGGTGAACCTGGCCTGGAACGGCCTGTCGCACCTGGAGGCGCGACCCGAACTGATCACCCGGAAGAAGCGATGA
- a CDS encoding DUF4383 domain-containing protein has product MAHIPVNHPLRPMYRLAGFVAGAYLVVFGVLGLIATASDGFLGEPADRVLGQGVNLLGSIVSLVAGGLVLLGTAVGRNVDVQVDKLVGWGLLVVGSYALATIRTDANFFGYSISTVVVTYLVGLLLITISLYSKVAAPEKAGAPRQVREGRPA; this is encoded by the coding sequence ATGGCGCATATTCCGGTCAACCACCCCCTTCGGCCGATGTACCGCTTGGCCGGTTTTGTCGCCGGCGCGTACCTGGTGGTCTTCGGCGTCCTCGGCCTGATCGCCACCGCGAGCGACGGCTTCCTCGGCGAGCCCGCCGACCGCGTGCTCGGCCAGGGCGTGAACCTGCTGGGTTCGATCGTCTCGCTGGTCGCCGGCGGCCTGGTCCTGCTCGGCACCGCGGTCGGCCGCAACGTCGACGTGCAGGTCGACAAGCTGGTCGGCTGGGGCCTGCTGGTGGTGGGCAGCTACGCGCTGGCCACCATCCGCACCGACGCGAACTTCTTCGGGTACAGCATCTCGACCGTGGTGGTGACCTACCTGGTCGGTCTGCTGCTGATCACGATCAGCCTTTACAGCAAGGTGGCCGCCCCCGAGAAGGCCGGCGCGCCGCGCCAGGTCCGTGAGGGCCGCCCCGCCTGA